One Carettochelys insculpta isolate YL-2023 chromosome 1, ASM3395843v1, whole genome shotgun sequence genomic window, CACTTCTCAGGTATATAGAGCATTTCTGAACCTGACTGACACGTTGACCACACTGCATCATGGTAGCTTTCAATGTCACCCCTTCTGACCCATCAACGTTTCTCCTCTTGGGTATCCCTGGCCTGGAACCTGACTACGcctggatttccatcccttttgcTATGTGCTACGTGATCAGCTTGTTCGGAAATCTCATGATTCTGTTTGTTGTTGTCAGAGAGCAGAAAATGCACACACCGatgtacctgctgctctgcatgctcgCGCTCACAGACATTGGTAAGGCTACATCCATTGTCCCAAAGGCCCTGTGCATATTTTGGCTCAGTTTGAAAGCTATTACCCTGGCTGCatgcctcacccagatgttctttCTTCACATGTTTTCTGCTATGCATTCAGCTGTCCTTGTGACAATGGCTTTTGACCGTTATGTTGCCATATGTAATCCTCTGAGATAcagcaccatcctcaccaatGGACGAATAGCCAAGCTAGGACTTGTGGGTTTGATAAGGGCTGTTTTATTTACTATGCCCATACCCCTGCTCCAGAGCAGACTGCCGTTCTGTGCCAATCACATGATCCCTCACACATACTGTGATCACATGGCTATGGCGAAGATGTCGTGTGGGGACATCACAGTTAACAAGATATATGGCATGGTGGCAGTGTTTATAGTCATTTTTTTCGATGTGATGTTCATTGTTCTGTCTTACACTCTGATCTTAATGGCTGTCCACCGGATATCCTCCAAGAAAACCCAACAGAAAGCTCTCAACACCTGCACATCCCACctctgtgtgatgctgttgtctTATAGttcctgcctcttctccagccTGACACACCGGTTTGGTGAGGGCATTTCTCCACATGCTCACATTATTATAGCTAATGTCTATTTCATCATCCCTCCAATGCTTAACCCTATCATTTATGGGGTCAGAAGCAAAGAGCTTTGTGAGAAAGTCGGCAAACACACTTGCAGAAGGTGATCGCCTTTGGCCACTCACTTTAAATTTGTTTGGAAAGAAGGGCAGAGGATATCTGTTTGTTTATCACAGGTGTTTTGTTAATATTTGGCTGATCTTGTCATTATAGAAGTCCAAAGTCCCAGAAGTTCTCACCTAATGCTTTATCACTCCTACAGTAAACATTCCTTTCTCCATTGCTAAGTTCCCTCTCTCTCACCATTAGTTGATCTCTTTTGGAGTCACTTATGAGCTCTCCCCACCATACCCTAGGCATTCAGTGACATCCAGAGCACCAGTTTCC contains:
- the LOC142007626 gene encoding olfactory receptor 52E2-like; translated protein: MVAFNVTPSDPSTFLLLGIPGLEPDYAWISIPFAMCYVISLFGNLMILFVVVREQKMHTPMYLLLCMLALTDIGKATSIVPKALCIFWLSLKAITLAACLTQMFFLHMFSAMHSAVLVTMAFDRYVAICNPLRYSTILTNGRIAKLGLVGLIRAVLFTMPIPLLQSRLPFCANHMIPHTYCDHMAMAKMSCGDITVNKIYGMVAVFIVIFFDVMFIVLSYTLILMAVHRISSKKTQQKALNTCTSHLCVMLLSYSSCLFSSLTHRFGEGISPHAHIIIANVYFIIPPMLNPIIYGVRSKELCEKVGKHTCRR